GTCTCCTTTTATAGGTTGCATAGAAAGCCGTTTTTTAGGAATTTTAGCTAACTTTTAAACACCTAAACACAATATGTTGTGGTTTCGCTAGGTAAGGCTACTATATAGAGGCTGAGTAGTTACAAAAAAAGAAAGACGATAGATTCGATTTCGTGCAAAACTTAGGTTAAAAAACCCAGTGGTAAATTTATCTTTAGAGGTAAGGTTATGAAGCCAGGACTATCCAGAAGGTTTGATGATAAGAAATTTATGTGGGATGGCAAGATCTATGAGACAAAAGAAGAGGCAAAGGAGGTGATGCAAAGATACCAGGCCAACAACTTCGAGACCAAAATGGTCGAGGAGGAAGGTAAATACCTTCTCTATACGAGGAGGGTGGTAACCGAGGTGGTGGTCGAGGGACCACCTCCGGTGTAAGAGGAACAAAAGAAGATTTTCGGATAAGACAGAGCAGAAACAGATTTTATCCGAAAGATAATGTAATTAATTTATGCACCGAAGGTGCAGAGGAATTTAGCCGTAGGTTTTAACCTACGGAAGATTGAATTGGAAATTAAGCCCCGCAGGGGCGAAGGAAAGGTTCGCGGTGTGTAAAGATTAATAAAATCAACGCTCAATTTTATCCGAGAGCATTCACAAAATTCAAAGGAGGTGAAAGAATGGCCGTTAGAGTTGCTGAAGAATGGCTGGCCACGTGCGGCGGTTGTGAGGTAACTCTGCTTGATGTGGGTATGCCCTTGCTCGATCTTCTACCCAGTCTGGAGTTTGTCCATATGCCGGTCATTATGGACCACAAATACTATGGTCAGACAGGCGAACAAGAGGGGCTTGAGATCCCCGAGGCCGATGTGGGACTCATTTCAGGGAGTGTGCACAACAAGGAGAATCGCCATGTGGCTGAAGAGATGCGTAAAAAGTGCAAAACACTAATTGCTGTAGGGTCCTGTGCTAACTATGGTGGAATCCCTGGAATGAACAATCTCTTCACTGTAGCTGAGATTGCCAAGGTCGTCTATCAGGATACACCCAGTACCGATGCCGCCCCTATGCCTACTAATGAAATCCCTGGCCTTGAGGACCGGGTCTATGCTGTCAGCGAGGTGGTCAAGGTCGACCTAAAGATTCCCGGATGTCCAACCCCGCCCGAGATGCTGGCCGAGGCTTTGACCTGTCTATTAGAGGGCAAAGAGTTCAAGTTAGAGGAACGCTCTGTTTGCGATGAATGCCCTTTAAAACGGGAGAAGAAGGCGGTGACTTTTATTAAGAGGCCATTAGAGTCGGTTGAGTTTATCCCCGGCCAACCCTTGCAAGAGGTCCGCTGCTTTATGGAACAAGGCTTTTTCTGCCAGGGCCCGGCCACCCGGTCTGGCTGCGGTGGATCTGAGAAGGTCCCAAGATGCATCAAGGCCTATATGCCCTGTCGGGGATGTTTCGGCCCCATACGGGAGGGGGCCAATCCGATGGTGGATATGATGGGCGCTTTGTCATCTATTGGGCTTAACCCGAGAGAGATCCCCGACAGGGTCCCAACCTTTAACCGATTTATTGGGGCCCAAAATCGTTTAAGACCCAGTATGGGAAGGAGGTGAAAAGATGGGAAAGACGCTAAGACTTGCACCCGTATCAAGAATTGAGGGGCACGCCAAGATCACCGTCCAGCTTGATGATCAGGGCAATGTGGCCGACAGCCGGGTAAACGTGGTAGAACTGCGCGGCTTTGAGAAATTCTGCATTGGAAGACCGGTAGAGGAATTACCGAGGATTACCCCGCGGATATGTGGGGTCTGCCCCTGGGCCCACCACCTGGCCAGTGCCAAGGCGACCGATGCCGTCTTTGGGGTGGATATCCCACAAGCGGCCAAGAAGATCCGGGAGCTGGCCTATATGGCCCATTTCATCCATTCCCATACCCTCCACTTCTTCATCCTTTCTGGTCCTGACTTCGTTATGGGGCCGGATGCTGACTATGCCGTCAGAAATGTCATCGGGGTGGTGGGCAAGGTGCCAGACATTGCCAAGCAGGTAGTTAGGATAAGGTATACCGGCCAGATGATGACCCAGATTATGGCGGGTAAGGCCATCCATCCAGATGCGGCCTGTCCTGGCGGCTGGAGTAAGCCGATTAGCGCGGAAGAGAGGACCCAGCTTAAGGAGATGGCCAACCAGTGCTTAGAGTTTGCCAAGTTCAGCATCGACTTTGCCAAGAAGAACATCTTCCCCACATACTTAGATACGGTCAAGACCTTAGGGGTTATCGAGACTGGATTCTTAGGGACGATCAGTGATGGTGGGGCGATGAACTTCTATGATGGGAAACTACGGATGATGAATAAGGATGGGAGCTATGAGGATTTCGGGGTGGCCGACTACTTGGACTACATCGCCGAGCATGTGGAGCCCTGGAGCTATCTCAAGTTCCCCTATTGGAAGAAGGCTGGCGGTTTCTCAATGGATCTGGATAATCCGGTAGGGATATACAGGGTAAATTCTCTGGCCCGGGTGAATGTAGTGGATAAGATCACCACACCTTTAGCCCAGGCCGAGCTTGAGGAATTTCGTTCCTCATTTGGTCGTCCTGCTCAATTGACCCTTCTACACCACTGGGCCAGGTTGATTGAACTTCTCTATGCCGCTGAGCGGGCCATTGAGTTATTAGCTGATCCGGATATCACCTCGATCGATATTCGAAAGAAGGTCACCCCTCGGGTAGCCCGAGGTGTGGCTGTAGTTGAGGCCCCCAGAGGGACCCTCATCCATGATTACACTACCGATGATGAGGGGATGGTCACGGCGGTCAACATCATCGTAGGTACCACCCACAATAATGCGCCGATCAATATGTCGGTCAAGCAGGCGGCCAAAAGCCTGATTAAGAACGGTCAATATGATCAGGGAATATGCAACCGTCTTGAGATGGCTATCCGCGCCTATGATCCCTGCTTCTCCTGTGCTACTCACAACTTAGATGGGACGATGGCCGTCAAGGTTGACATCCTTGATCACCAGGGAGAGATTTTAGACACCTTCGAAAACGGCTAAAGGAAAAGAGGCTCGAGGCTTGATCCTCGAGGCTCGAGGCTCGATGCTCGATGCTCGATCCTCGATTTTCGATCCTCGAGGCTCGATGCTCGATCCTCGATGCTGATAAAGAATCA
Above is a window of bacterium DNA encoding:
- a CDS encoding methyl viologen-reducing hydrogenase, which codes for MAVRVAEEWLATCGGCEVTLLDVGMPLLDLLPSLEFVHMPVIMDHKYYGQTGEQEGLEIPEADVGLISGSVHNKENRHVAEEMRKKCKTLIAVGSCANYGGIPGMNNLFTVAEIAKVVYQDTPSTDAAPMPTNEIPGLEDRVYAVSEVVKVDLKIPGCPTPPEMLAEALTCLLEGKEFKLEERSVCDECPLKREKKAVTFIKRPLESVEFIPGQPLQEVRCFMEQGFFCQGPATRSGCGGSEKVPRCIKAYMPCRGCFGPIREGANPMVDMMGALSSIGLNPREIPDRVPTFNRFIGAQNRLRPSMGRR
- a CDS encoding Ni/Fe hydrogenase subunit alpha, with amino-acid sequence MGKTLRLAPVSRIEGHAKITVQLDDQGNVADSRVNVVELRGFEKFCIGRPVEELPRITPRICGVCPWAHHLASAKATDAVFGVDIPQAAKKIRELAYMAHFIHSHTLHFFILSGPDFVMGPDADYAVRNVIGVVGKVPDIAKQVVRIRYTGQMMTQIMAGKAIHPDAACPGGWSKPISAEERTQLKEMANQCLEFAKFSIDFAKKNIFPTYLDTVKTLGVIETGFLGTISDGGAMNFYDGKLRMMNKDGSYEDFGVADYLDYIAEHVEPWSYLKFPYWKKAGGFSMDLDNPVGIYRVNSLARVNVVDKITTPLAQAELEEFRSSFGRPAQLTLLHHWARLIELLYAAERAIELLADPDITSIDIRKKVTPRVARGVAVVEAPRGTLIHDYTTDDEGMVTAVNIIVGTTHNNAPINMSVKQAAKSLIKNGQYDQGICNRLEMAIRAYDPCFSCATHNLDGTMAVKVDILDHQGEILDTFENG